One window of the Bradyrhizobium sp. NP1 genome contains the following:
- the ugpB gene encoding sn-glycerol-3-phosphate ABC transporter substrate-binding protein UgpB, producing the protein MERPVLRFLRVAAAAALFFVVSPACAATDINWWHAMSGQLGKQVDRLAADFNASQSEYRIVPSYKGSYTETVTAAIFAFRSRSQPAIVQVNEIATSTMTAAKGAIYPVYELMRDQQEAFSPQAYLPAVTGYYADMAGNLLSFPFNASTPILYYNKKLFRDAGLDPETPPKTWPELGEAAKRLRKAGAPCGFTTSWPSWINVENFSAFHNLPISTRSNGFGGLDAVLVFNNPFVVRHIAQLAEWQATKEFDYSGRGQSAEPRFQNGECGIFIGSSATRADIKANSKFEVGYGMLPYWPDIAGAPQNSIIGGATLWVLRDRPREEYKGVAKFFAFLSKPEVQAAWHQNTGYLPITRAAFELTRAQGFYDRNPGTAISIEQMTLKPPTDNSRGVRLGSFVLIRDVIDDELEQAFSGKKSAQAAMDSAVERGNKLLRQFERASPER; encoded by the coding sequence ATGGAGAGGCCGGTGTTGAGGTTTTTGCGCGTTGCCGCCGCCGCGGCACTGTTCTTTGTCGTTTCGCCGGCCTGCGCCGCGACCGACATCAATTGGTGGCATGCCATGTCGGGCCAGCTCGGCAAGCAGGTCGACAGGCTTGCCGCCGACTTCAATGCCTCGCAGTCCGAATACCGGATCGTCCCGAGCTACAAGGGCAGCTACACCGAGACCGTGACGGCAGCGATCTTCGCGTTTCGTTCGCGCAGCCAGCCCGCCATCGTCCAGGTCAACGAGATCGCCACCTCGACCATGACCGCGGCGAAAGGCGCGATCTATCCGGTCTATGAACTGATGCGCGACCAGCAGGAGGCGTTTTCGCCGCAGGCCTATCTCCCGGCCGTGACCGGCTACTACGCCGACATGGCCGGCAACCTGCTGTCGTTCCCGTTCAATGCCTCGACCCCGATCCTCTATTACAACAAGAAGCTGTTCCGCGACGCCGGGCTCGATCCGGAAACGCCGCCGAAGACCTGGCCCGAGCTTGGCGAGGCGGCCAAGCGTCTGCGCAAGGCCGGCGCGCCATGCGGTTTCACCACTTCCTGGCCTTCCTGGATCAATGTCGAGAATTTCTCCGCCTTCCACAACCTGCCGATCTCGACCCGGTCGAACGGCTTTGGCGGGCTCGATGCCGTGCTCGTATTCAACAATCCCTTCGTGGTGCGGCATATCGCGCAGCTTGCGGAATGGCAGGCGACGAAAGAGTTCGACTATAGCGGTCGTGGCCAATCGGCCGAGCCGCGCTTCCAGAACGGCGAATGCGGCATCTTCATCGGCTCGTCGGCGACGCGCGCCGACATCAAGGCCAATTCCAAGTTCGAGGTCGGCTACGGCATGCTGCCCTACTGGCCCGATATTGCGGGAGCGCCGCAAAACAGCATCATCGGCGGCGCGACGCTGTGGGTGCTGCGCGACCGCCCGCGAGAGGAATACAAAGGCGTCGCGAAATTCTTTGCCTTCCTGTCGAAGCCGGAAGTGCAGGCCGCCTGGCATCAGAACACCGGCTATCTGCCGATCACGCGCGCCGCGTTCGAGCTGACCCGCGCGCAGGGCTTCTACGACCGCAATCCCGGCACGGCGATCTCGATCGAGCAGATGACGCTGAAGCCGCCGACCGACAATTCCAGGGGCGTGCGGCTCGGCTCGTTCGTGCTGATTCGCGACGTCATCGACGACGAGCTCGAGCAGGCGTTTTCGGGCAAGAAGTCGGCGCAGGCGGCAATGGATTCCGCGGTCGAGCGGGGCAACAAGCTGCTGCGCCAGTTCGAGCGAGCGAGCCCGGAGCGTTAG
- a CDS encoding ABC transporter substrate-binding protein, producing the protein MKRRDFLKSVSGLAAGAMLPAPAIWSPAKADARSETLLIVSEGGPNNLDIHGVGTNVPGYEVSWNCYDRLISHEMKSGPGGVPYYDRDKFKGELADDMNVGDMSATFKLKKNAKFHDGTPVTAKDVKWSLDRAVSVGGFPTFQMSAGSLTKPEQFVVVDDYTVRVDFLKKDRLTIPDLAVIVPCVVNSELVKKNASEKDPWGLEFTKQQTAGSGAYRVTKWTAGTEVVMERNDAWVGGPLPKVKRVIWRMVPQAGNRRALLERGDADISYELPNKDFQEMKAVGKLDIVSLPFSNGIQYIGMNVTRPPFDNLKVRQAMAYAMPYQKIMDAVLFGLANPMYGAPAEKPTEVAWPQPTKYFTDIEKARALMAEAGYANGFETTLSFDLNFAQVNEPLCVLVQESLAQLGIKTTINKVPGSNWRTELNKKEMPLFTNVFSGWLDYPEYFFYWCYHGNNSVFNTMSYKSAEMDRLIDGARNAAAIGDKAAYESDVKGFADLAFADIPRIPLYQPFVNVAMQKNVSGYQYWFHRRLDYRALVKG; encoded by the coding sequence ATGAAGCGCCGCGACTTCCTGAAATCCGTCTCCGGGCTTGCCGCCGGCGCCATGCTGCCGGCGCCTGCGATCTGGTCGCCCGCCAAGGCCGATGCGCGGTCCGAGACGCTGCTGATCGTCTCCGAGGGCGGCCCCAACAATCTCGACATCCACGGCGTCGGCACCAACGTGCCCGGCTATGAAGTGTCGTGGAATTGCTACGACCGGCTGATCAGCCACGAGATGAAGAGCGGCCCGGGCGGCGTCCCCTATTACGACCGCGACAAGTTCAAGGGCGAGCTCGCCGACGACATGAACGTCGGTGACATGTCGGCCACCTTCAAGCTGAAGAAGAACGCCAAATTCCATGACGGCACGCCGGTCACGGCGAAGGACGTCAAATGGTCGCTCGACCGCGCTGTCTCCGTCGGCGGCTTCCCGACCTTCCAGATGAGCGCGGGCTCGCTCACCAAGCCCGAGCAGTTCGTCGTCGTCGACGACTATACCGTGAGGGTCGACTTCCTGAAGAAGGACCGTCTCACGATTCCCGACCTCGCCGTCATCGTGCCCTGCGTGGTGAATTCCGAGCTCGTGAAGAAGAATGCGTCCGAGAAGGATCCCTGGGGCCTCGAATTCACCAAGCAGCAGACCGCGGGCTCCGGCGCCTACAGAGTGACGAAATGGACCGCCGGCACCGAAGTGGTGATGGAGCGCAACGACGCGTGGGTCGGCGGTCCGCTGCCCAAGGTGAAGCGCGTGATCTGGCGGATGGTGCCGCAGGCCGGCAACCGCCGCGCGCTGCTCGAGCGGGGCGACGCCGACATCTCCTACGAGCTGCCGAACAAGGATTTCCAGGAGATGAAGGCGGTCGGCAAGCTCGACATCGTGTCGCTGCCGTTCTCGAACGGCATCCAGTACATCGGCATGAACGTCACCAGGCCTCCGTTCGACAATCTGAAGGTAAGGCAGGCGATGGCCTACGCCATGCCCTACCAGAAGATCATGGACGCGGTGCTGTTCGGGCTCGCCAACCCGATGTACGGCGCCCCGGCGGAGAAGCCGACCGAGGTCGCCTGGCCGCAGCCGACCAAATATTTCACCGACATCGAGAAGGCCAGGGCGCTGATGGCGGAAGCCGGCTACGCCAACGGCTTCGAGACCACGCTGTCCTTCGACCTCAACTTCGCGCAGGTCAACGAGCCGCTCTGCGTGCTGGTGCAGGAAAGTCTCGCCCAGCTCGGCATCAAGACCACGATCAACAAGGTGCCGGGATCGAACTGGCGCACCGAGCTCAACAAGAAGGAGATGCCGCTCTTCACCAACGTGTTCTCGGGCTGGCTCGATTATCCCGAATACTTCTTCTACTGGTGCTATCACGGCAACAATTCCGTCTTCAACACCATGAGCTACAAGTCGGCCGAGATGGATCGGCTGATCGACGGCGCGCGCAACGCTGCGGCGATCGGCGACAAGGCGGCCTACGAGTCCGACGTCAAGGGCTTCGCCGATCTCGCCTTCGCCGACATCCCGCGCATCCCGCTCTACCAGCCCTTCGTCAACGTCGCGATGCAGAAGAACGTCTCGGGCTATCAATACTGGTTCCATCGACGGCTCGACTACCGCGCGCTGGTGAAGGGGTGA
- a CDS encoding ABC transporter permease: MLTMIGKRLMFAIPSLIGVVVVTFLLTRALPGDPAAYFAGPAATKEAIEQIRKKLGFDKPLIEQFFRYTNDLAHGDLGTSLTTGQPVSTEIRNRLPASAELTLLGLLVSIAIALPLGVLAATRPGSLIDHLCRITTTAGVSLPVFFTGLVLVYVFYFRLGWAPAPLGRLDVFYSAPPTVTGFYLIDTLIARDFEAFRSALSQLLLPAATLAIFSLAPIARMTRASMLSVLASDFVRTARASGLSPGTVVVTYAFRNAMLPVITTLSMVFSFLLGANVLVEKVFAWPGIGSYAVEALIASDFAPVQGFVLTMAVMYVLLNLAIDILYGVIDPRVRLEG, translated from the coding sequence ATGCTGACCATGATCGGCAAGCGGCTGATGTTCGCGATCCCGAGCCTGATCGGCGTCGTGGTCGTGACCTTCCTGCTGACCCGCGCGCTGCCCGGCGATCCCGCCGCCTATTTCGCCGGTCCCGCCGCGACGAAAGAGGCGATCGAGCAGATCAGGAAGAAGCTCGGCTTCGACAAGCCGCTGATCGAGCAGTTCTTCCGCTACACCAATGATCTCGCCCATGGCGATCTCGGGACATCGCTGACCACAGGCCAGCCGGTGTCGACCGAGATCCGCAACCGCCTGCCGGCCTCGGCCGAGCTGACACTGCTCGGGCTCCTGGTATCGATCGCGATCGCGCTGCCGCTCGGCGTGCTCGCCGCCACGCGCCCCGGCTCGCTGATCGACCATCTGTGCCGCATCACCACCACCGCCGGCGTCTCGCTGCCGGTGTTCTTTACCGGGCTCGTGCTGGTCTACGTGTTCTATTTCCGGCTCGGCTGGGCGCCGGCGCCGCTCGGCCGGCTCGACGTGTTCTACAGCGCGCCGCCGACCGTGACCGGCTTCTACCTGATCGACACGCTGATCGCGCGCGATTTCGAGGCGTTCCGTTCGGCGCTGAGCCAGCTCCTATTGCCCGCCGCGACGCTTGCGATCTTCTCGCTGGCGCCGATCGCGCGCATGACGCGCGCCTCGATGCTTTCGGTGCTCGCCTCCGACTTCGTGCGCACCGCGCGCGCCAGCGGGCTGTCGCCCGGCACCGTCGTCGTCACCTACGCTTTCCGCAACGCCATGCTGCCGGTCATCACCACGCTCTCGATGGTGTTCTCCTTCCTGCTCGGCGCCAATGTGCTGGTGGAGAAGGTCTTTGCCTGGCCCGGCATCGGCTCCTACGCGGTGGAAGCGCTGATCGCCTCGGACTTCGCGCCGGTGCAAGGTTTCGTGCTGACCATGGCGGTCATGTATGTGCTGCTCAATCTCGCGATCGACATCCTCTATGGCGTGATCGATCCGCGCGTGCGGCTGGAGGGATAG
- a CDS encoding ABC transporter permease, with the protein MSSVAPTIEPAAPARSTGLAATLEHARYVLGENRVTAFAFVLLIIILLAAILGPYVVPYDPLASDTARALRPPSSAHWFGTDQLGRDIFSRVIVATRLDAFIAVASVALVFLMGGLAGVAAGYFGGWTDRIVGRIADTIMAFPLFVLAMGIVAALGNTVQNIILATAIVNFPLYARVARAEANVRRNAGFVQAARLSGNGEFRILLGHILPNIMPIMIVQMSLTMGYAILNAAGLSFIGLGVRPPTAEWGIMVAEGAGFMVSGEWWIALFPGLALMIAVFCFNLLGDGLRDIVDPQRRT; encoded by the coding sequence ATGAGCAGCGTCGCCCCGACGATCGAGCCTGCCGCACCCGCGCGCAGCACCGGGCTTGCCGCCACGCTCGAGCATGCGCGCTACGTGCTCGGCGAGAACCGCGTTACGGCCTTCGCCTTCGTCCTCCTGATCATCATTCTGCTGGCCGCAATCCTCGGACCCTATGTCGTACCTTACGATCCGCTGGCCTCCGACACGGCGCGGGCGCTGAGACCGCCGTCGTCGGCGCACTGGTTCGGCACCGACCAGCTGGGCCGCGACATCTTCAGCCGCGTCATCGTCGCGACGAGGCTCGATGCCTTCATTGCGGTCGCTTCGGTCGCGCTCGTCTTCCTGATGGGTGGGCTGGCCGGCGTCGCCGCCGGCTATTTCGGCGGCTGGACCGATCGGATCGTCGGCCGCATCGCCGACACCATCATGGCGTTTCCGCTGTTCGTGCTGGCGATGGGCATCGTGGCGGCGCTCGGCAACACCGTGCAGAACATCATCCTGGCGACCGCGATCGTGAACTTCCCGCTCTATGCGCGCGTGGCCCGTGCCGAGGCCAATGTCCGCCGCAATGCCGGCTTCGTGCAGGCCGCGCGCCTCTCCGGCAATGGCGAGTTCCGCATCCTGCTCGGCCACATCCTGCCCAACATCATGCCGATCATGATCGTGCAGATGTCGCTGACGATGGGCTACGCCATCCTCAACGCCGCCGGCCTGTCCTTCATCGGGCTCGGCGTGCGGCCGCCGACCGCTGAATGGGGCATCATGGTCGCCGAAGGCGCGGGCTTCATGGTGTCGGGCGAATGGTGGATCGCACTGTTTCCGGGGCTTGCGCTGATGATCGCGGTGTTCTGCTTCAATCTGCTCGGCGACGGCCTGCGCGACATCGTCGATCCGCAGCGGAGGACCTGA
- a CDS encoding ABC transporter ATP-binding protein, which yields MVARPLLDVRDLTVEFSTRRGIVKAVQHVDITVAKGETLGIVGESGSGKSVTSYAVMRILDRAGRIAEGSVMFSGIDVRAAGEDEMRDLRGREISMIFQNPRAALNPIRKVGAQIEDVLRQHVQAAAQDRGEKAIEALEQVRIARPRERYHAYPFELSGGMCQRVVIALALACNPQLLIADEPTTGLDVTTQKAVMDLVVELTRRRSMSTILITHDLGLAAAYCDRVVVMEKGRVVETAKSADIFANPQHPYTRKLMRATPRIGVSLRDLLPEDEAAAQSVMAGLDAAIHHSSKDSSETMDPRVKPGGDENTKPLLLVDKLVKEYPRQGATATLTKLFGRKPPIEPEAFRAVDGISFTVGHGESVGLVGESGCGKSTTSMMVMRLLDQTSGRILFDGHEIGAIMPHAFARLALRSQIQMVFQDPTDSLNPRFTAARAIADPLIQLGDVKGRDRLRARCEELADLVGLPLNLLDRFPHQLSGGQKARVGIARAIALHPKLVILDEPTAALDVSVQAVVLNLLQQLKHSLGMSYLFVSHDLNVVRLLCDRVIVMRAGRIVEQGTAEEVLGNPREAYTKELLTAIPHPPLPTSEQQSMGAT from the coding sequence ATGGTTGCGCGGCCTTTGCTCGACGTGCGCGACCTTACGGTCGAATTCTCCACCCGGCGCGGCATCGTCAAAGCGGTGCAGCATGTCGATATCACGGTGGCCAAGGGCGAGACGCTTGGCATCGTCGGCGAATCCGGCTCCGGCAAGTCGGTCACCTCCTACGCGGTGATGCGGATCCTCGACCGCGCCGGAAGGATCGCCGAAGGCTCGGTGATGTTCTCCGGGATCGACGTGCGCGCGGCCGGCGAGGACGAGATGCGTGACCTGCGCGGCCGCGAGATCTCGATGATCTTCCAGAACCCGCGCGCCGCGCTCAATCCGATCCGCAAAGTGGGCGCCCAGATCGAGGATGTGCTGCGCCAGCACGTGCAGGCAGCGGCCCAGGACCGCGGCGAGAAGGCGATCGAGGCGCTGGAGCAGGTGCGGATCGCCCGGCCGCGCGAGCGCTACCATGCCTATCCGTTCGAGCTGTCGGGCGGCATGTGTCAGCGCGTGGTGATCGCGCTGGCGCTCGCCTGCAATCCGCAGCTTCTGATCGCGGACGAGCCGACCACCGGTCTCGACGTCACCACGCAGAAGGCGGTGATGGACCTGGTGGTCGAGCTGACGCGCCGGCGCAGCATGTCGACAATCCTGATCACGCATGACCTCGGACTTGCGGCGGCCTATTGCGATCGCGTCGTGGTGATGGAGAAGGGCCGCGTGGTCGAGACCGCGAAATCGGCCGATATCTTTGCCAATCCGCAGCACCCTTACACGCGCAAGCTGATGCGCGCGACGCCGCGGATCGGCGTTTCCCTGCGCGATCTGCTGCCGGAGGATGAAGCCGCTGCTCAGTCCGTCATGGCCGGGCTTGACGCGGCCATCCATCACTCTTCGAAAGATTCCTCTGAGACGATGGACCCCCGGGTCAAGCCCGGGGGTGACGAGAATACCAAGCCGCTGCTGCTGGTCGACAAGCTGGTGAAGGAATATCCGCGCCAGGGCGCGACCGCGACGCTGACGAAACTGTTCGGGCGCAAGCCGCCGATCGAGCCGGAAGCCTTCCGTGCCGTCGACGGCATCAGCTTCACCGTCGGCCACGGCGAGAGCGTGGGCCTGGTCGGCGAGTCCGGCTGCGGCAAGTCGACGACCTCGATGATGGTGATGCGGCTGCTCGACCAGACTTCGGGCCGCATCCTGTTCGACGGCCACGAGATCGGCGCCATCATGCCGCATGCCTTCGCGCGGCTTGCCCTGCGCAGCCAGATCCAGATGGTGTTCCAGGATCCGACCGACAGCCTCAATCCGCGCTTCACGGCGGCGCGGGCGATTGCCGATCCGCTGATCCAGCTTGGCGACGTCAAGGGACGCGACCGCTTGCGCGCGCGCTGCGAGGAGCTGGCCGACCTGGTCGGCCTGCCGCTCAATCTGCTCGATCGCTTTCCGCATCAATTGTCCGGCGGCCAGAAGGCGCGCGTCGGGATCGCGCGCGCCATTGCGCTCCATCCGAAGCTCGTGATCCTGGACGAGCCGACCGCGGCGCTCGATGTCTCGGTGCAGGCAGTGGTGCTGAACCTGCTGCAGCAGCTCAAGCACTCGCTCGGCATGAGCTACCTTTTCGTCTCGCACGATCTCAACGTCGTGCGGCTGCTATGCGATCGTGTCATAGTGATGCGTGCGGGGCGCATCGTCGAGCAGGGAACGGCGGAGGAGGTGCTTGGCAATCCCCGGGAAGCCTATACAAAAGAGCTGCTGACGGCGATTCCGCATCCGCCGCTGCCGACCAGCGAACAACAATCGATGGGCGCGACATGA
- a CDS encoding DUF4089 domain-containing protein, which translates to MTNEVRKAGSDPLDDYIEAAAKALGLTIEEAWRPAVRTSLEVSLRQARLVDEFPLPDEAEPASVFTA; encoded by the coding sequence GTGACAAACGAAGTTCGGAAAGCGGGTAGCGATCCGCTGGATGACTATATCGAGGCCGCGGCGAAAGCCCTCGGGCTCACGATCGAGGAGGCGTGGCGACCGGCGGTGCGGACGAGCCTCGAGGTGTCGCTGAGGCAGGCGCGGCTGGTCGACGAGTTCCCGCTGCCAGACGAAGCCGAGCCGGCCAGTGTCTTCACCGCGTGA
- a CDS encoding AtzE family amidohydrolase, with amino-acid sequence MASGFDRLTAAEIATAVAGHRMSAEAVTEAALARIARYNPVLNAFTDVTADRARARARAVDAAIAEGKQPGALAGVPFAVKNLFDVKGLSTRAGSKINRDRRPSARDATLIERLEAAGAVLVGALNMGEYAYDFTGENAHDGPSRNPHDTTRVSGGSSGGSGSAVGGRLVPIALGSDTNGSIRVPSSFCGIFGLKPTYGRLSRARSFPFVMSLDHLGPFARSVADLAIAYDAMQGPDAADAACTTRPVEAVTPQLARGVEGLRIAVAGGYFQKNLVPEAIEAVALVARALGATQTVEIPEAARARAAAFVITTTEGASLHLDRLRNRPHDFDPAVRDRLLSGAMIPAPLVDRAQKFRRWYRARVLELFKSVDVILAPATPCSAPKIGQATFTLDGVEMPVRPNIGLHTQPISFIGLPVVAVPVPLEPMPIGVQIIAAPWREDIALRVACALEQMDVVSAPPPRGI; translated from the coding sequence ATGGCATCCGGGTTCGACCGGCTGACCGCCGCGGAAATCGCAACCGCCGTGGCCGGCCATCGAATGTCGGCCGAGGCCGTCACCGAGGCGGCGCTGGCGCGGATCGCGCGGTACAATCCGGTCCTCAACGCCTTCACCGACGTCACCGCGGATCGTGCGCGGGCCAGGGCCCGCGCCGTCGATGCCGCGATTGCCGAAGGCAAGCAGCCGGGTGCGCTCGCCGGCGTTCCCTTCGCGGTGAAGAACCTGTTCGACGTGAAGGGGCTCTCGACCCGCGCCGGCTCGAAGATCAACCGTGACCGGCGGCCGTCCGCGCGCGATGCGACGCTGATCGAGCGCCTGGAAGCGGCTGGCGCCGTGCTGGTCGGCGCGCTCAACATGGGCGAATACGCCTACGACTTCACCGGCGAGAACGCCCATGACGGCCCCTCGCGCAATCCGCACGACACGACGCGGGTCAGCGGCGGCTCGTCCGGCGGCTCCGGCAGCGCGGTCGGCGGACGCCTCGTGCCGATCGCGCTCGGCTCCGATACCAACGGTTCGATCCGCGTGCCGTCCTCGTTCTGCGGCATTTTCGGCCTGAAGCCGACCTATGGCCGGCTGTCGCGCGCCCGCTCGTTCCCATTCGTGATGAGTCTCGATCATCTCGGCCCGTTCGCGCGTTCGGTCGCCGACCTCGCGATCGCCTATGACGCGATGCAGGGGCCGGACGCGGCCGATGCCGCCTGCACGACGCGCCCGGTCGAGGCGGTCACGCCGCAGCTTGCGCGGGGCGTCGAGGGCTTGCGCATCGCGGTTGCCGGCGGCTATTTCCAGAAAAACCTCGTCCCGGAGGCAATCGAGGCCGTCGCGCTCGTCGCCAGGGCACTCGGCGCGACGCAGACCGTCGAAATCCCGGAAGCCGCGCGCGCCCGGGCCGCTGCCTTTGTCATCACGACCACGGAAGGAGCCTCGCTGCATCTCGACCGCTTGCGCAACCGGCCGCATGATTTCGATCCCGCGGTGCGCGATCGCCTGCTCTCGGGCGCGATGATCCCGGCGCCGCTGGTCGATCGCGCGCAGAAATTCCGCCGCTGGTATCGCGCGCGCGTGCTGGAGCTGTTCAAGAGCGTCGACGTGATCCTGGCGCCGGCGACGCCCTGCTCCGCGCCGAAAATCGGACAGGCGACCTTTACGCTCGACGGCGTCGAGATGCCCGTGCGCCCCAATATCGGCCTGCACACCCAGCCGATCTCCTTCATCGGCCTGCCCGTCGTCGCGGTGCCGGTGCCGCTCGAGCCGATGCCGATCGGCGTGCAGATCATCGCTGCACCCTGGCGCGAGGACATCGCCTTGCGCGTGGCGTGCGCACTGGAACAGATGGACGTGGTGTCGGCGCCGCCGCCGCGGGGGATTTGA
- the hpxZ gene encoding oxalurate catabolism protein HpxZ, producing MEIDLPDVVAEVTAQFQRYEQALVTNDVAVLDELFRNDPRTLRYGIGENLYGYGAISSFRAARSPVGLMRRTARTVITTYGRDVAVASTLFYRDSAPGKVGRQMQTWARFPEGWRIVAAHVSVIDEHKDPKA from the coding sequence ATGGAAATCGACCTTCCCGACGTCGTGGCGGAGGTGACGGCACAGTTCCAGCGCTACGAGCAGGCGCTGGTGACCAACGACGTCGCCGTGCTCGACGAGTTGTTCCGCAATGATCCGCGTACGCTGCGCTATGGCATCGGCGAGAACCTCTACGGCTACGGCGCGATATCGTCGTTCCGCGCCGCGCGCTCGCCGGTCGGGCTGATGCGCAGGACCGCGCGCACCGTGATCACGACCTATGGGCGTGACGTCGCGGTGGCCTCCACGCTGTTCTATCGCGACAGCGCGCCGGGCAAGGTCGGCCGGCAGATGCAGACCTGGGCCAGGTTTCCCGAAGGCTGGCGCATCGTCGCCGCCCATGTCAGCGTCATCGACGAGCACAAGGACCCGAAGGCATGA
- a CDS encoding GntR family transcriptional regulator — MSLDDLPAEAATGIAGETVRRVDRAPPSLQKVTRAEELRLQLADEIVRGTLPPGAPLDETEIARRFSVSRTPVREALRQLAASGLVEARAHRGAVVARPTLERLTEMFEAMAELEALCAGLAAERMSPIERRRLEAVHEELRMLSHAGNPERFHEVNERFHSAIYAGARNGYIAEMTLATRVRVQPFRRAQFRNLGRLAKSHAEHDRVVVAILRGDRLGAAGAMRAHIEFVRGEYEIYAVSV, encoded by the coding sequence ATGAGCCTCGACGACCTCCCGGCCGAGGCGGCGACGGGCATTGCCGGAGAGACAGTGCGCCGTGTCGATCGTGCGCCGCCCTCCTTGCAGAAGGTCACGCGCGCGGAGGAACTGCGATTGCAGCTCGCGGACGAGATCGTGCGCGGCACCCTGCCGCCCGGCGCGCCGCTCGACGAGACCGAGATCGCGCGGCGCTTCAGCGTGTCGCGCACGCCGGTACGCGAGGCGCTGCGCCAGCTCGCGGCAAGCGGCCTGGTGGAGGCGCGGGCGCATCGCGGCGCCGTGGTGGCGCGGCCCACGCTCGAACGGCTGACCGAAATGTTCGAGGCGATGGCGGAGCTGGAGGCGCTGTGCGCGGGGCTTGCCGCGGAGCGCATGTCACCGATCGAACGGCGGCGGCTCGAGGCGGTTCACGAGGAATTGCGCATGCTGAGCCATGCCGGCAATCCCGAGCGCTTTCACGAGGTCAACGAGCGCTTCCACAGCGCGATCTATGCCGGCGCGCGTAACGGCTATATCGCGGAAATGACGCTGGCGACCCGGGTGCGGGTGCAGCCGTTCCGCCGCGCCCAGTTCCGCAACCTTGGCCGGCTCGCCAAGTCCCATGCCGAACATGACCGCGTCGTGGTCGCGATCCTGCGCGGCGACCGCCTCGGCGCGGCCGGCGCGATGCGCGCGCATATCGAATTCGTCCGCGGCGAATACGAGATCTACGCGGTATCGGTCTAA